Proteins from one Aspergillus nidulans FGSC A4 chromosome VIII genomic window:
- a CDS encoding branched-chain amino acid aminotransferase (transcript_id=CADANIAT00002314), giving the protein MASQSFPPPPVDTIDWSNIGFKVREVNGHVESHYTPATKSWSPPKLVKSPYLPIHGMAPGLNYGQQAYEGLKAFRHPNNSKITIFRPDRNALRMQRSASFISIPPVPEDLFLEAVELAVGANAGFVPPHETGAAMYIRPLIFGSSAQLGLSPPEEYTFVVFVMPTGVYHGVHAVDALILEDFDRAAPEGTGSAKVGGNYAPVLRHSAKAHAEGFGITLHLDSRTRSEIDEFSTSGMIAVKKNKESGKVTLVQPDSPNVIDSVTAASVCEIGKLWFGYDVEKRRIPYEELNEFDEVMAAGTAAALVPIRSITRRSSGNRFEYECGGEEAGGGEVCVKLLRTLKGIQLGKIEETLGWNRVVKAPPAEWVGAADEKEEAGIEVPQACRMICTASNWY; this is encoded by the exons ATGGCATCTCAATCattccctcctcctcccgtCGACACTATCGACTGGAGCAATATCGGCTTTAAAGTTCGCGAAG TTAACGGCCATGTCGAATCCCACTATACCCCAGCCACGAAATCCTGGTCACCCCCCAAACTAGTCAAATCCCCCTACCTTCCGATCCACGGGATGGCTCCAGGGTTGAACTACGGCCAACAAGCGTACGAAGGCCTCAAGGCTTTCCGACACCCCAATAACAGCAAGATCACAATTTTCCGGCCGGACCGCAATGCTCTGCGCATGCAGCGCTCTGCTTCGTTTATATCAATCCCACCTGTCCCGGAAGATCTCTTTCTGGAAGCCGTCGAATTGGCCGTTGGGGCGAACGCGGGATTCGTTCCTCCTCATGAAACAGGGGCCGCGATGTACATCCGTCCGCTTATCTTTGGGTCTTCAGCGCAATTAGGCCTCTCCCCGCCGGAAGAGTATACCTTTGTAGTCTTTGTCATGCCGACTGGTGTATACCACGGCGTGCATGCAGTTGACGCATTAATACTGGAGGATTTCGACCGTGCAGCACCCGAGGGAACAGGGAGTGCAAAAGTTGGCGGAAACTATGCGCCTGTTCTGAGACACAGTGCGAAAGCTCATGCCGAGGGGTTCGGGATTACACTGCATCTAGATAGCCGGACGCGTTCGGAAATAGATGAGTTTTCGACGAGCGGCATGATCGCTGTTAAGAAGAATAAGGAGTCTGGGAAGGTTACGCTGGTCCAGCCGGATAGCCCTAATGTTATTGACAGTGTGACTGCGGCATCGGTCTGCGAGATCGGGAAACTTTGGTTCGGAtatgatgttgagaagcGGAGGATTCCCTATGAAGAGTTGAATGAGTTTGACGAGGTGATGGCTGCTGGTACGGCGGCGGCATTGGTGCCTATTCGGAGTATCACGAGGCGATCTAGTGGGAATAGGTTTGAATATGAGTGTGGCGGGGAGGAGGCAGGAGGCGGAGAGGTCTGTGTGAAGCTTCTGAGGACGTTGAAGGGGATCCAGCTCGGGAAGATTGAAGAGACCTTGGGATGGAATCGCGTTGTCAAGGCTCCGCCGGCGGAGTGGGTGGGCGCTGctgatgagaaggaggaggcggggATTGAGGTCCCTCAAGCCTGTCGCATGATTTGTACTGCATCCAATTGGTACTAA
- a CDS encoding uncharacterized protein (transcript_id=CADANIAT00002313): protein MSPELSPPGIGGLNHDSIVTVVLACFASLIYYNAIELIVLCLATFKRRGSFYFWCLVIASTSLIPNTSGYILLFFRPDISRFAAITFVVLGWYGTVTGHSLVLWSRLNFVVHNTRLLNGLLVLIIVDAIILHVPTTVLLYGTVSPNESIAHTFSVGYGIAERIQLVGFCIQEAILSGIYVWETAKLLRLRPERRHHRILAQLLAMNVVVLIIDFVVVIVEYAGFYAVQVMFKPVAYSIKLKLEYAVLGRLVQIAQGGSSAASGPFETIPSSSACDNQLHGICLLRNEIHGLETHVLKRPAPVDAG from the coding sequence ATGTCACCGGAACTCTCGCCCCCCGGCATTGGCGGCCTTAATCATGATTCCATTGTCACCGTTGTCCTCGCCTGCTTCGCAAGCCTCATCTACTACAACGCCATAGAGTTGATAGTCCTCTGCCTAGCAACTTTCAAACGGCGTGGCAGTTTCTACTTCTGGTGTCTTGTTATCGCGTCGACCAGCCTGATACCGAATACCAGCGGATACATCCTGCTATTCTTTCGCCCTGATATCTCGCGCTTCGCTGCCATAACCTTCGTCGTTCTCGGTTGGTACGGGACCGTCACCGGCCACTCGCTCGTTCTCTGGTCGCGGTTGAACTTTGTTGTCCATAACACGCGGCTGCTGAACGGCCTCCTAGTCCTTATAATTGTCGATGCGATCATCCTGCACGTCCCCACCACCGTCCTGCTTTACGGTACCGTTTCCCCCAATGAAAGCATAGCACATACCTTCAGTGTAGGGTATGGCATTGCGGAACGGATCCAACTGGTCGGATTCTGTATTCAAGAGGCAATCCTCTCAGGAATATATGTCTGGGAGACTGCCAAGCTGCTGCGATTGCGTCCAGAGCGTCGCCATCACCGGATCCTCGCACAATTGCTCGCGATGAACGTCGTCGTACTTATCATCGATTTCGTTGTCGTCATCGTTGAATATGCTGGCTTCTATGCTGTACAAGTGATGTTTAAGCCCGTCGCCTATAGcatcaagctgaagctggaaTACGCGGTCTTGGGACGGTTGGTCCAGATTGCCCAAGGTggatcttcagcagcatcggGCCCCTTTGAGACGATACCCTCGTCTTCAGCTTGTGACAACCAGCTCCATGGAATCTGCCTGCTTAGGAACGAGATCCACGGACTAGAGACGCATGTTTTGAAGAGGCCTGCGCCGGTTGATGCAGGATGA